CCGCTTCTTCGGCAATCTGATAATCAACAATACAATAACGGGCATTTTCCCAACTTCCCCGATGTGTTTCTATCGCGAAACCAGATGTTGAGTCCTCCATCCAGTTCCTGAACAATTGAACAATATTCTCATATGCAATACGACGTTTTCCATCCGAGAGCACGGTAATGGGTTCCATAAGTATAACCTCCAGTTGTTTCTTCTTATTATTGTGCCAATTTTCGTTTAAAAATGTTTGTGTGTGAACATGAAAGAAGTGTTAACAAATTTCGTACTTCTTCACATTAAGTGTCAGATATGCCCATATCGCTTCTCGATAATTTCGCAGATTCCACACATTGATGTAAAATAGAGAAATACCCGTGTGATTTAATTTACGGGAGGTTAAGGATGAATTTGGTATTATAGGAGGTTACACTGATGAATATTGTTTCCATTGAACCAACACCGAGTCCAAATACGATGATGCTGCATCTCGATGAACGTCTGGAGGACGGAATTCGCAGAACATATACACTGGACAACGAACGATCCGCCCCGGCGTTCATTCGCCAGATGCTCCATATTCCCGGCGTAAAAAGTGTGTTCCACACAACAGACTTTGTGGCACTTGATCGTAAAGGGAATGCCGACTGGTCCGTTATCTTGGGCGAAGTCCAGAATCGTCTCGGACAGCAAGGCATCGATCTGGACTGGATTGAGTCCGAAGATGGATCTGGCGAACACTTCGGAGAAGCACAGGTATTCGTTCAGTTCTTCAGAGGCGTACCCATGCAAATCAGGGTTAAAGCCGGAGCCAAAGAAGAACGAATCTCGCTATCGGATCGTTTTGTCAAAGCCGTTACGGAAGTTGCCAGTGCAACGATGATCAAAGAACGTAAACTGAGTGATTATGGCGTTCGTTACGGCGAATTACCGGACATCGCACGGGAAGTTGAGCAGGAGCTGGAAGCGGCCTATCCGCCAGAACGACTGGAGCAGGTCATCCAACAGGCGATTGAACATGGCACCAACTCCGAAGAATTTATTGAGCGTCGTCGCGAACTGGATGGTGCCGAACTCGAAGAGGCCCTGCGTAACGGAGACTGGAATGTTCGCTATGCTGCCTTGGACGGTATGGAGCCTACGGCAGAAAGATTACCACTTGTGGCTCAAGCTCTGCATGATGACAAAATGCAGATCCGGCGCTTGGCCGTGGTATACCTGGGAGACATTCGTACACCGGAAGCAATGGAACTGTTATATGAAGCGCTCCAGGACAGTTCACCTGCAGTACGCCGTACGGCCGGAGATACCTTGTCTGATATCGGCGATC
The window above is part of the Paenibacillus sp. 1781tsa1 genome. Proteins encoded here:
- a CDS encoding virulence factor; this encodes MNIVSIEPTPSPNTMMLHLDERLEDGIRRTYTLDNERSAPAFIRQMLHIPGVKSVFHTTDFVALDRKGNADWSVILGEVQNRLGQQGIDLDWIESEDGSGEHFGEAQVFVQFFRGVPMQIRVKAGAKEERISLSDRFVKAVTEVASATMIKERKLSDYGVRYGELPDIAREVEQELEAAYPPERLEQVIQQAIEHGTNSEEFIERRRELDGAELEEALRNGDWNVRYAALDGMEPTAERLPLVAQALHDDKMQIRRLAVVYLGDIRTPEAMELLYEALQDSSPAVRRTAGDTLSDIGDPAATPAMTATLLDKSKLVRWRAARFLYEVGTEEAEQALRVAADDPEFEVSLQAKMALERIESGEQAAGTVWQQMAGRNKKEE